The Helicobacter cetorum MIT 00-7128 region TGATGCACGCATAAGTGCAAGTGTGGCTCTAATCTATGCGCTATTGGCTCTAGTGCTATGGGGACAGAAAATTTTCCTTAAAAAACAACTTTTCGGGGGGGGGGGCGATTTTAAAGGCGTTTGGAGGGGTTATTGTTTTTCTATGCGTTCTTGTTGGCATGGGAGATATTGCTTTTTACACTCTTTTTGGCGATGTATATAACAGCAATTTATTAGGATTATTCACAGAAGATTTTTTAACCCTTTTTTCTATGGGGTTACACCATAAGGCTTTATTGCCTTTGCAAATTTTACTGAGCGTTTTTCTAGCCATTGTATGCGTGTTTTTGTATGTGCGTGGTCTTAAGAAATTAGAGAGAATTTTAAACACAAACACAAAAACAAGCTTTTTAGAAGTAGGGGGACTTCTAGCGTTTTTAAGTGTGCTTATTGTGGTGTCTATCAATTCAGCCTTTTCTTTTAAGGGGCTAAGCTTAGATAAGAGCGCTCATTTTCCTACTAATAAATTTTTACGCACTATCACACCAAGCAGTTTTCATGCTCTCTATAACTTAGCTAAAATTAGCACCAAAATGCCTAAATTTGCAGATTTTACGCCAAAAAGTTTGGAGACTATTTTGCATGAGAGATTAACCAATGAGCCCTATAATCTCAAGGCGTTATTAACACATCATTCCACAAGTCAAGCGAGTGAAAAAATAGAGCAAGTCTTTTTTATTGTGGCAGAGAGTTTGAGCGATTATTATTTTGAGTCTTTAAATGGGGTTGTTTTAGCGCAAAAACTTCAAGTTTTATTAAAAGAAGATAATGTCTATTCGTTTAAACCTAAGCATTTTATCCAAGGCACAGATAGGACGATTAAAACCATTGGCTTGTTGGTAAGCGGGCTTTATCCTTTTAGTGAAACCTTAATGAGTAGAATGGCGAGCGTCAAGCCTTTAGAAACCGCACTAGCTTTGCAAGTTAAACCCCTAGGCTATAGCACAAATTTTTTCTACGGCGGGAGTTCTAATTGGCAGAATTTAGAAAAGTTTGTGTTAGCGCAAGGCTTTGATAAGCTGTTTTATTATTCCAATATTGAGCCTTATTATAATAAACATGCGAGTTTGTATCCACAGCCAGCGAGTAATAATTATGGTTTTCATGACAATGTCTTGTTTGATTATATTTTAGACACCATTTCTAACAATCAAAAAAGCTTTAACATGATTTTAACGCTCTCAAATCATGATACTTACAATCTTAACTTAAAAGCTTTTAAGGGCGATTTAGAAGTGCCATTAGATAAAATGGCTCAGTCTATCACTAATGCGAGTGATTTACAATCTATGGGGACAAGGTTTTGGAGCTCTAGTGTTTTAGCGCATTTTATTAAAAGGGCTAAAGAGAAGTTTCCTAAAGCGCTTTTTATTATCACAGGAGACCATTTTGATAGGAATTTTCAAATGGCTAAAGGGCATTTAGAGACTAACCACACTATTCCTTTAATTGTCGTTGCACCAAAATCTGTGCGCTTATACCCACAACAAACTTTAGGCACTCATATGGATTTAATCGCAACGATTTTAGAACTATTGACACCTAAAAATCAAAGCTACCTCTCTTTTTCTAAGCCATTATTTAGCACAAACAACACACTAAAAGAATTTAATAGTGCTATGGGGGATAATGCTATGGCAATGATGTTTAAAAACCAGCTTAGTTTTTATGAGCCTAGCACTTCTTGGCAATGCTCAATGAGTCCGCACCATTTTGAGCTTTTAGATTCGTGTTTGGATTTAGAAGAGTTGCAACATTATGAAAAAGACTTTTTGAAATTGAAAGAAAATCAAGCGTTGAGTTGGCATATCTTTAAGCATGGTTTTTAACCTTAATGGTTCAAATTCTCACAATTTTACTTTAAT contains the following coding sequences:
- a CDS encoding LTA synthase family protein, whose translation is MGDIAFYTLFGDVYNSNLLGLFTEDFLTLFSMGLHHKALLPLQILLSVFLAIVCVFLYVRGLKKLERILNTNTKTSFLEVGGLLAFLSVLIVVSINSAFSFKGLSLDKSAHFPTNKFLRTITPSSFHALYNLAKISTKMPKFADFTPKSLETILHERLTNEPYNLKALLTHHSTSQASEKIEQVFFIVAESLSDYYFESLNGVVLAQKLQVLLKEDNVYSFKPKHFIQGTDRTIKTIGLLVSGLYPFSETLMSRMASVKPLETALALQVKPLGYSTNFFYGGSSNWQNLEKFVLAQGFDKLFYYSNIEPYYNKHASLYPQPASNNYGFHDNVLFDYILDTISNNQKSFNMILTLSNHDTYNLNLKAFKGDLEVPLDKMAQSITNASDLQSMGTRFWSSSVLAHFIKRAKEKFPKALFIITGDHFDRNFQMAKGHLETNHTIPLIVVAPKSVRLYPQQTLGTHMDLIATILELLTPKNQSYLSFSKPLFSTNNTLKEFNSAMGDNAMAMMFKNQLSFYEPSTSWQCSMSPHHFELLDSCLDLEELQHYEKDFLKLKENQALSWHIFKHGF